The Salvia splendens isolate huo1 unplaced genomic scaffold, SspV2 ctg629, whole genome shotgun sequence genome has a window encoding:
- the LOC121790807 gene encoding NAC domain-containing protein 12-like codes for MSQDMNLSVNGNSQVPPGFRFHPTEEELLHYYLRKKVAAEKIDLDVIRDVDLNKLEPWEIQEKCKIGSTPQNDWYFFSHKDKKYPTGTRTNRATAAGFWKATGRDKVIHSNFRRIGMRKTLVFYRGRAPHGQKSDWIMHEYRLDDNTPLDSTNAFNLAGDTGPEEGWVVCRVFKKKNYHKAVESPLASSPSILPRNDGVLDQLIMYMGRSSSCKQETDHSTMHFPGQPAAAFLHLPELESPSINDDFSFKAPSNEMASDWVTLDRLVASQLNGGQLPKQFPSDDFAFSFDQDEQVQQLMNMNSSDRGNETDLWTFARSSSLSSSSSDPLCHLSV; via the exons ATGTCTCAAGACATGAACCTGTCGGTGAATGGCAACTCCCAGGTCCCCCCCGGCTTCCGCTTCCACCCCACCGAGGAGGAGCTCCTCCACTACTACCTCCGCAAGAAAGTTGCCGCAGAGAAAATCGACCTCGACGTCATCCGCGACGTCGACCTCAACAAACTCGAACCATGGGAGATCCAAG AGAAGTGCAAGATAGGATCGACTCCACAGAACGACTGGTACTTCTTCAGCCACAAGGACAAGAAGTACCCGACAGGGACGCGGACCAACCGTGCCACGGCCGCTGGATTCTGGAAGGCCACCGGGCGTGACAAGGTCATCCACAGCAACTTCCGCCGGATCGGAATGCGGAAGACGCTTGTATTCTACCGCGGGAGAGCCCCCCACGGCCAGAAATCCGACTGGATCATGCACGAGTATCGCCTCGACGACAACACCCCTCTCGACTCCACCAAT GCCTTCAATCTAGCCGGCGACACAGGGCCGGAGGAAGGTTGGGTGGTGTGCCGCGTGTTCAAGAAGAAGAACTACCACAAGGCGGTAGAGAGCCCTCTCGCATCATCACCCTCAATCCTCCCACGAAACGACGGCGTTCTGGATCAACTAATCATGTACATGGGAAGATCCAGCTCTTGCAAGCAGGAAACCGATCACTCTACAATGCACTTCCCCGGCCAGCCCGCTGCCGCCTTCCTGCACCTCCCGGAGCTCGAGAGCCCGAGCATCAACGACGATTTCAGCTTCAAGGCTCCTTCAAATGAGATGGCCAGCGATTGGGTGACGCTGGACCGGTTGGTGGCGTCGCAGCTCAACGGCGGGCAGCTTCCCAAGCAGTTCCCGAGCGATGACTTTGCCTTCTCCTTCGATCAGGACGAACAGGTTCAGCAATTGATGAACATGAATAGTTCGGATAGGGGTAATGAGACGGATCTGTGGACGTTCGCCAGGTCGTCTTCCTTGTCGTCTTCGTCGTCGGACCCACTGTGCCACCTGTCTGTATGA